From the Hymenobacter yonginensis genome, one window contains:
- the pruA gene encoding L-glutamate gamma-semialdehyde dehydrogenase — MANGFFNVPPPINEPVKGYAPNSPERIELLKTLKELKQQQRDIPMHIGGQEIRTGKKQNITPPHDHQHVLGQFHEGDASHVAQAIDAALAARPLWAEMPWEHRAAIFLKAADLLAGPYRARINAATMLGQSKNAFQAEIDAACELIDFFRFNVHFMQQIYQQQPESLPGMWNRLEHRPLEGFVFALTPFNFTSIAANLPASVAMMGNVVVWKPANTQIYSAQVLMELFKEAGVPDGVINLVYVDGPTAGEVIFKHRDFAGIHFTGSTGVFQNIWKTIGQNIASYKSYPRIVGETGGKDFILAHPSAHAKAVAVGISRGAFEYQGQKCSAASRVYLPSNLADEILGYVKEDLASFRMGDVEDFSNFINAVIDEKSFDKLAKYIDGAKADANAEIVAGGGYDKSKGYFIEPTVIVTKDPKYVTMCEELFGPVVTVHIYDADKFEEVLELVDTTSPYALTGAIFSQDRYAIDHASKKLVHAAGNFYINDKPTGAVVGQQPFGGARASGTNDKAGSMLNLLRWVSPRAIKETFVPVTDYRYPFLGSEPKEDLNRDKGL, encoded by the coding sequence ATGGCCAACGGCTTTTTCAACGTCCCGCCCCCGATCAACGAGCCCGTGAAGGGCTACGCACCCAACTCGCCGGAGCGTATTGAGTTGCTCAAGACCCTCAAGGAGCTCAAGCAGCAGCAGCGCGACATTCCGATGCACATCGGCGGCCAGGAAATCCGCACCGGCAAGAAGCAGAATATTACCCCGCCCCACGACCACCAGCACGTGCTGGGCCAGTTCCACGAAGGCGACGCCTCGCACGTAGCGCAGGCCATCGACGCGGCTCTGGCCGCCCGCCCGCTGTGGGCCGAAATGCCTTGGGAGCACCGCGCCGCTATCTTCCTGAAAGCCGCCGACCTGCTGGCCGGCCCCTACCGGGCGCGCATCAACGCGGCCACCATGCTGGGCCAGAGCAAGAACGCCTTTCAGGCCGAAATCGACGCGGCCTGTGAGCTGATCGACTTTTTTCGGTTCAACGTGCACTTCATGCAGCAGATATACCAGCAGCAGCCCGAGAGCCTGCCCGGTATGTGGAACCGCCTGGAGCACCGCCCGCTGGAAGGCTTCGTGTTTGCCCTCACGCCTTTCAACTTCACCTCCATTGCCGCTAACCTGCCCGCCTCGGTGGCCATGATGGGCAACGTGGTGGTGTGGAAGCCCGCCAACACCCAGATCTACTCGGCCCAGGTGCTGATGGAGCTGTTTAAGGAAGCCGGCGTGCCCGACGGCGTTATCAACCTGGTGTACGTGGACGGCCCCACCGCTGGCGAGGTCATCTTCAAGCACCGTGACTTTGCCGGCATCCACTTCACCGGCTCCACCGGCGTGTTCCAGAACATCTGGAAGACCATCGGCCAGAACATTGCCTCCTACAAGAGCTACCCGCGCATCGTGGGTGAAACCGGCGGTAAGGACTTCATCCTGGCCCACCCCTCGGCCCACGCTAAGGCCGTGGCCGTCGGCATCAGCCGGGGCGCGTTTGAGTACCAGGGCCAGAAGTGCTCGGCCGCCTCGCGGGTGTACCTGCCCTCGAACCTGGCCGACGAAATCCTGGGCTACGTGAAGGAAGACCTGGCCTCGTTCCGGATGGGCGACGTGGAGGACTTCTCCAACTTCATCAACGCCGTTATCGACGAGAAATCCTTCGATAAGCTGGCCAAGTACATCGACGGCGCCAAGGCCGATGCCAACGCCGAAATCGTGGCCGGCGGCGGCTACGACAAGTCGAAGGGCTACTTCATCGAGCCCACCGTCATCGTAACCAAAGACCCCAAGTACGTGACCATGTGCGAGGAGCTGTTCGGCCCCGTGGTAACGGTGCACATCTACGACGCCGACAAGTTCGAAGAAGTGCTGGAGCTGGTAGACACGACCTCGCCCTACGCCCTCACTGGCGCCATCTTCTCCCAGGACCGCTACGCCATCGACCACGCCTCGAAGAAGCTGGTGCACGCGGCCGGCAACTTCTATATCAATGACAAGCCCACCGGCGCCGTAGTCGGCCAGCAGCCCTTCGGCGGCGCCCGCGCCTCCGGCACCAACGACAAGGCCGGCTCCATGCTGAACCTGCTGCGTTGGGTGTCGCCGCGCGCCATCAAGGAAACCTTCGTGCCCGTGACAGACTACCGCTACCCCTTCCTGGGCTCCGAGCCCAAGGAGGATCTGAACCGGGACAAGGGCCTGTAG